From Portunus trituberculatus isolate SZX2019 chromosome 37, ASM1759143v1, whole genome shotgun sequence, one genomic window encodes:
- the LOC123514134 gene encoding uncharacterized protein LOC123514134 — METEELEMQLIDFQASSLWSAKFKDLREILETSTNDHAASILSSWTSLPDKLNCMKKVAFALLSAFGSTYQCEQIFSHMKHILNPHRSNLTTDHSEGCVKLKVSRYSPEISTLAKGKQGQGSH, encoded by the coding sequence ATGGAAACTGAGGAGTTGGAAATGCAGTTAATTGACTTTCAGGCCTCATCATTGTGGTCAGCTAAATTTAAGGATCTTCGAGAAATATTGGAAACTAGTACGAATGATCATGCAGCCTCCATATTAAGTTCCTGGACATCACTGCCTGATAAACTCAATTGCATGAAGAAAGTAGCTTTTGCATTGCTATCAGCATTTGGATCTACATATCAGTGCGAGCAGATATTTTCACACATGAAGCACATCCTCAATCCCCATCGCAGCAACCTTACAACGGATCATTCTGAGGGTTGTGTAAAGCTCAAGGTGTCCAGATATTCACCTGAAATTTCAACTTTGGCCAAAGGGAAGCAAGGGCAAGGATCGCATTAA
- the LOC123514135 gene encoding protein ZBED8-like, whose amino-acid sequence MAASARTVERRISEMAANVGEQQTVALTTTPVFSVALDESVDINDIPRLAVFARYSDTEIYEELCCLQPMYGTTKGEDILKTFTDHFEDRGVDIRKIFAVTTDGAPAMVGKNKGFTKLVEDKIGHPILKLHCIIHQENLCAKISSSDLNKVMATVTKVVNFVVAHSSLTHRQFQAFLEEVDSAYKDIPLHSSVRWLSCGKVLERFVECFDEIKLFLTEKAKATLSWRTEIGL is encoded by the coding sequence ATGGCTGCCTCAGCTAGGACCGTGGAGAGACGTATTTCTGAAATGGCTGCTAATGTAGGTGAGCAGCAAACTGTTGCTTTAACAACTACACCTGTGTTCAGTGTGGCCCTGGATGAAAGCGTGGATATAAATGACATTCCCCGTCTGGCTGTTTTTGCCAGGTACAGTGACACAGAGATATACGAGGAGCTGTGCTGTCTTCAACCTATGTATGGCACTACCAAGGGGGAGGACATACTGAAGACATTCACTGACCATTTTGAGGACAGAGGGGTTGACATAAGAAAGATTTTTGCAGTAACAACAGATGGTGCCCCTGCTATGGTAGGAAAAAACAAGGGTTTTACCAAGCTTGTTGAGGATAAAATTGGACACCCCATTTTGAAATTGCACTGCATAATTCATCAAGAAAATTTATGTGCCAAAATCTCGAGCTCTGATCTCAACAAGGTGATGGCTACTGTAACAAAAGTAGTGAATTTTGTTGTTGCACACTCTTCTCTTACGCACAGGCAGTTTCAAGCTTTCCTTGAAGAGGTGGACAGTGCTTACAAAGATATACCCTTGCACAGCAGTGTTAGGTGGCTAAGCTGTGGGAAGGTATTGGAGAGATTTGTGGAATGCTTTGATGAAATCAAGCTTTTCTTAACAGAAAAGGCCAAGGCTACCCTGAGCTGGAGGACAGAGATTGGATTGTGA